The following are encoded together in the Pseudoalteromonas shioyasakiensis genome:
- a CDS encoding AhpA/YtjB family protein, producing MKNNQLKIPFSATYRQRVVRLSLATACFVLLSWVAMNSSFQSHQLLYDSADSTAISLTKFMALNAKTPLQEKNKPELNALCNHIAEDEYVLAATIYDQQGIQIAASDNWQSHHTFGLLPDSTPGISKLKTPFVEPVISDNERPIGFVSITYLTQASIATSHSSFHDLGRQVLLMLVITCIFTWQLGRGLKLWQINRYIKKSAEQES from the coding sequence ATGAAAAATAACCAACTTAAAATTCCCTTTTCAGCCACTTATCGCCAACGTGTTGTGCGCTTGAGCTTGGCTACAGCCTGTTTTGTGCTGCTAAGTTGGGTTGCCATGAATAGTAGCTTTCAAAGCCACCAGTTACTTTATGATAGTGCTGACAGCACAGCGATAAGCTTAACCAAGTTTATGGCATTAAATGCAAAAACCCCACTGCAAGAAAAAAACAAACCCGAGTTAAATGCGTTGTGTAATCATATTGCTGAAGATGAGTATGTGTTAGCGGCAACGATTTACGATCAACAAGGTATTCAAATTGCAGCCAGCGATAATTGGCAAAGTCACCACACTTTTGGTTTATTACCCGATTCAACGCCGGGTATTAGCAAACTTAAAACCCCATTTGTAGAGCCGGTGATAAGTGATAATGAAAGGCCAATTGGTTTTGTGTCGATTACCTATTTAACGCAGGCTTCTATTGCGACCAGTCACAGTAGTTTTCATGATTTAGGTCGCCAAGTGTTATTAATGTTAGTTATCACCTGTATATTCACTTGGCAATTGGGTCGGGGCTTGAAGCTTTGGCAAATAAATCGTTATATCAAAAAAAGTGCAGAGCAAGAATCATAA
- a CDS encoding DUF2147 domain-containing protein, with amino-acid sequence MFRLSIVLSALLFSQLSFAALTPVGLWKTIDEETNEAKSLVRISEQDGVLVGSVEKILNPAKQDAICEKCKGDKKNQPIQGLQIIEGAKDAGDGSWQEGEILDPNNGKTYTLKLTPQEQGKVLEVRGYIAFFYRNQYWQRVE; translated from the coding sequence ATGTTCCGTTTATCAATTGTTTTATCTGCCTTATTATTTTCTCAGTTGAGTTTTGCTGCATTGACGCCTGTGGGTCTTTGGAAAACTATTGACGAAGAAACGAATGAAGCGAAATCTTTAGTACGTATTAGTGAACAAGATGGTGTGTTGGTTGGCAGTGTTGAAAAAATCCTTAACCCAGCCAAGCAAGACGCAATCTGCGAAAAGTGTAAAGGTGATAAGAAAAATCAGCCTATTCAAGGGTTACAAATTATAGAAGGTGCTAAAGATGCCGGTGATGGTAGCTGGCAAGAAGGTGAAATTCTAGACCCAAACAATGGTAAAACCTATACCCTTAAACTGACCCCACAAGAACAAGGTAAGGTACTTGAAGTACGCGGCTATATTGCGTTTTTCTATCGTAATCAATATTGGCAACGCGTTGAATAA
- the radA gene encoding DNA repair protein RadA, which yields MAKSAKIEFVCTECGMNYQRWQGQCKCGAWNTLAEFKPSAGQSKQAASRAAVAGYAGIASGGSKKINEVATTEAEKRLTEIGELDRVLSGGVTTGSVNIISGDPGAGKTTLLSDLVARMSKLMPSLYCTAEESLSQFKNRVNRLRLDYNEDELYLLSETSVEAIIEELDKNKIKFAVIDSIQAVVTETANGSPGSPSQVKSAAQALTQYCKQNDVTMFIIAHVNKNNEIAGPQTLVHIVDALLHIDTNDGQVRTLRANKNRFGDIDTVGIFRMCERGMLSVDNPSEIFLSGSSTESPGSAITCIRKGNRNLLLEIQCLTTETEAEFPQRVCVGLNMNRIKMLTGILRKHTKTKIFHDTFFNIVGGLKIDESETCIDLALVAALLSSLNEFVVPRTTCIMGELSLNGDVRPIDSGVPRVKEAAQHGFTEIFIPYRNYHKSMEGLGAKITPVKTVHELLSLIN from the coding sequence ATGGCAAAATCAGCAAAAATCGAATTTGTCTGCACTGAGTGCGGCATGAACTATCAGCGCTGGCAAGGTCAGTGTAAGTGTGGAGCGTGGAATACGCTGGCAGAATTTAAGCCTTCAGCAGGGCAATCAAAGCAAGCGGCAAGCCGTGCGGCGGTGGCAGGTTATGCTGGTATCGCTAGCGGTGGCTCAAAGAAAATCAACGAAGTGGCGACCACTGAGGCCGAAAAACGCCTCACTGAAATTGGTGAGCTAGACAGGGTGCTAAGTGGTGGCGTAACGACAGGCTCTGTGAACATTATTTCTGGCGACCCAGGTGCCGGTAAAACCACCTTGCTGTCAGATTTAGTCGCACGTATGTCAAAACTTATGCCTTCTTTATACTGTACTGCCGAAGAGTCTCTATCGCAGTTTAAAAACCGTGTTAATCGCTTACGTTTAGATTACAACGAAGACGAGCTTTACTTGCTGTCTGAAACCAGTGTTGAAGCCATCATTGAAGAGCTTGATAAAAACAAAATTAAGTTCGCGGTGATTGACTCAATTCAGGCCGTGGTAACAGAAACGGCAAATGGTAGCCCTGGTTCACCCTCACAGGTAAAAAGTGCAGCTCAGGCACTAACGCAATACTGTAAGCAAAATGATGTAACTATGTTCATCATTGCCCATGTAAACAAAAATAACGAAATTGCTGGACCGCAAACACTCGTGCACATAGTCGATGCCTTGTTACATATCGATACTAACGATGGCCAAGTCAGAACATTGCGTGCTAATAAAAACCGTTTTGGCGATATCGACACCGTGGGTATTTTCAGAATGTGTGAACGCGGAATGTTGAGCGTTGATAACCCAAGCGAAATCTTTTTATCTGGTTCTAGTACTGAATCTCCAGGATCAGCTATTACCTGTATTCGTAAGGGTAACCGTAACTTACTACTCGAAATACAATGTTTAACCACAGAAACCGAAGCTGAATTCCCGCAGCGGGTATGTGTTGGTCTAAATATGAACCGTATCAAAATGCTCACGGGTATTTTACGTAAGCACACAAAAACAAAAATCTTTCACGATACCTTTTTTAACATTGTTGGTGGTTTAAAAATCGATGAGTCAGAGACTTGTATTGATTTAGCATTGGTTGCTGCGTTATTAAGCAGCTTGAACGAATTTGTGGTGCCGCGTACCACTTGTATTATGGGCGAGCTAAGTTTAAATGGCGATGTAAGACCAATCGACAGCGGCGTACCTCGAGTAAAAGAAGCGGCGCAACACGGTTTTACTGAGATCTTTATTCCATATCGTAATTACCATAAATCAATGGAAGGCCTTGGGGCTAAGATCACCCCAGTAAAAACCGTGCATGAGCTATTGTCGTTAATAAACTAA
- the pdxH gene encoding pyridoxamine 5'-phosphate oxidase, which produces MKLEDIRREYLQDGLSEDMLDASPIKQFEKWLEQAVATNLPDPTAMVVATVDEHGQPSQRIVLLKHLDENGFVFFTNTGSRKAQELKGNNKISLHFPWHHMERQVIVYGEAKPLPTTAVAKYFLSRPKESQLAAWASQQSRPVSSRKVLMETFAKMKQKFSEGEIPLPDFWGGYCVEPTKIEFWQGGAHRLHDRFMYQRQADGSWQFGRLNP; this is translated from the coding sequence ATGAAACTTGAAGATATTCGCCGTGAATATTTACAGGATGGTTTATCTGAAGATATGCTTGATGCGTCTCCAATCAAGCAGTTTGAAAAATGGCTTGAACAAGCTGTTGCCACTAATTTGCCTGATCCTACGGCGATGGTCGTTGCAACGGTTGATGAACATGGTCAGCCGTCGCAGCGTATTGTGCTGTTAAAGCATCTTGATGAAAATGGTTTTGTGTTTTTTACCAATACTGGCTCGCGCAAGGCGCAGGAGCTCAAAGGTAATAACAAAATCTCTCTGCACTTTCCATGGCACCATATGGAGCGACAAGTCATTGTCTATGGTGAAGCTAAACCTTTACCTACAACTGCTGTGGCTAAGTACTTCTTATCGCGTCCTAAAGAAAGTCAGTTAGCTGCATGGGCATCTCAGCAAAGTCGTCCGGTGTCATCGCGTAAGGTGCTAATGGAAACATTTGCGAAAATGAAGCAAAAGTTTTCAGAGGGTGAAATTCCATTGCCTGATTTTTGGGGAGGCTATTGTGTTGAGCCTACTAAAATCGAATTTTGGCAAGGTGGTGCACACCGCTTACACGACCGCTTTATGTATCAACGCCAAGCCGACGGTAGTTGGCAGTTTGGTCGTTTAAATCCGTAA
- a CDS encoding BON domain-containing protein — protein sequence MSRFKLTVVLTSLSCIFLLACATNVSANTSVLTTSTSAQPRLQQMALQKLTRNPNFHIESLQVIVEGETVELKGIAETGFQRALAQKFLEHSQGVMQIKNNLKVSKLNHSSL from the coding sequence ATGAGCCGCTTCAAATTAACCGTAGTACTTACATCATTAAGCTGTATTTTTTTACTTGCATGCGCAACGAACGTAAGCGCTAACACCAGTGTGCTAACAACAAGCACATCTGCGCAACCGCGCTTACAGCAAATGGCTTTGCAGAAGTTAACTCGTAACCCTAACTTTCACATTGAAAGCTTACAAGTGATTGTTGAAGGTGAAACTGTTGAACTAAAAGGTATTGCAGAAACTGGCTTTCAACGCGCTTTAGCACAGAAATTTTTAGAGCACAGCCAAGGTGTGATGCAAATAAAAAACAACCTTAAAGTGAGTAAGTTAAATCACTCGTCACTTTAA
- the srmB gene encoding ATP-dependent RNA helicase SrmB has product MQFSEFDIDNKLLNAINKMGFDTPTSIQQQAIPEALQGRDILASAPTGTGKTAAFLIPAIQYLLDFPRRDPGFARVLIMTPTRELAYQIHEQCELLAAQTHLKIGVVTGGINYGTHREIFESNNDILIATPGRLMEYLETENFHAENVEMLILDEADRMLDMGFRKEMLRICDEARNRRQCFLFSATLEGDSVELFAERILNDPALLEAESSRKEKGKIHQWVHLADDYDHKLKMLIETLNGDDIHKAIVFVKTRERLETLVGELNNEGLRVAWLRGEMPQDKRMKAMENFHSGRNNILVATDVAARGIDVADISHVINFDMPRTADVYVHRIGRTGRAGKKGIAISFIEAHDVAIVGKVERYIEQKLKRRVIKGLEPQHKEAKIPSKKKKDPVKIKAKKKAKAKTKKKK; this is encoded by the coding sequence ATGCAATTTTCTGAATTTGATATCGATAACAAGCTGTTAAATGCCATTAATAAAATGGGTTTTGATACGCCAACCAGTATTCAACAACAAGCGATCCCTGAAGCACTTCAAGGTCGTGATATTTTGGCATCTGCCCCTACTGGTACGGGTAAAACAGCCGCGTTTTTGATCCCTGCAATTCAATACTTGCTTGATTTCCCACGTCGCGATCCTGGCTTTGCGCGCGTATTGATCATGACACCAACCCGTGAGCTTGCTTATCAAATTCATGAGCAATGTGAATTACTTGCAGCACAAACTCATCTTAAAATTGGGGTTGTGACAGGTGGTATAAACTACGGGACACACAGAGAAATTTTCGAAAGCAATAACGACATTCTGATTGCCACACCAGGGCGTTTAATGGAGTATCTCGAAACAGAGAACTTCCACGCTGAAAACGTTGAAATGCTTATTCTTGATGAAGCTGACCGCATGCTAGACATGGGCTTTCGTAAAGAAATGCTACGTATTTGTGATGAAGCACGTAACCGCCGTCAATGTTTCTTATTCTCAGCTACCCTTGAAGGTGACAGCGTTGAGTTATTTGCAGAACGTATCTTAAACGACCCTGCACTGCTTGAAGCCGAATCTTCACGCAAAGAGAAAGGCAAAATCCACCAATGGGTTCACCTTGCTGATGACTACGACCACAAGCTAAAAATGTTAATTGAAACATTAAATGGTGACGACATTCATAAAGCAATTGTGTTTGTTAAAACCCGTGAGCGCCTAGAAACATTAGTTGGTGAGTTAAACAACGAAGGCCTTCGTGTTGCTTGGTTACGCGGTGAAATGCCACAAGACAAGCGCATGAAAGCGATGGAGAACTTTCACTCTGGTCGTAACAATATCTTAGTTGCAACGGATGTTGCTGCTCGTGGTATTGATGTTGCTGATATCAGCCATGTTATCAACTTTGATATGCCACGCACCGCAGACGTGTACGTACACCGTATTGGACGTACTGGTCGTGCAGGTAAAAAAGGCATTGCGATTTCATTTATTGAAGCGCATGACGTGGCAATTGTTGGTAAGGTTGAGCGCTACATTGAGCAAAAACTTAAACGCCGAGTAATTAAAGGACTTGAGCCACAACATAAAGAAGCGAAAATCCCATCTAAAAAGAAAAAAGATCCAGTAAAAATAAAGGCAAAGAAAAAAGCTAAAGCTAAAACGAAGAAGAAAAAGTAG
- the serB gene encoding phosphoserine phosphatase SerB codes for MSQLSLAATTSANLAEQISLNCWYKIENKHLITTDFTPKANQGVFSVAFGNELNAEQLLAISDFLAAQGFGNLSLCCYQPIADMPVAWSFHGDTTTALSPLVLAEFAKQLGIQLVQLTNPPTVNEPGLLLMDMDSTAITIECIDEIARLADVYDEVAAVTAQAMAGQLDFAQSLKQRVAKLEGIDVDLIDGLKARLPLMPGVSELCQYLKAHNWHLAIASGGFVPFAEQVQSLLDLDEVHANTLEFKDNRLTGKVIGTIVDAEEKARVLKRIEEKLTLNNRQTVAMGDGANDLKMMAAAGLGVAVHGKPKVVEQAQTAINEGSLLQVAYLLSLPLDYSL; via the coding sequence ATGTCACAGCTTAGCTTAGCTGCTACAACTTCAGCAAATTTAGCAGAACAAATCAGCCTAAATTGCTGGTATAAAATTGAAAACAAACACCTTATTACAACAGACTTTACGCCAAAAGCAAATCAAGGCGTGTTCAGTGTTGCTTTTGGTAATGAGCTTAATGCTGAGCAATTACTTGCGATTAGCGATTTTTTAGCGGCCCAAGGGTTTGGCAATTTATCGCTTTGTTGTTATCAACCAATCGCAGACATGCCAGTGGCGTGGAGCTTTCATGGAGATACAACAACTGCACTAAGCCCTCTGGTATTAGCTGAATTTGCTAAGCAATTGGGTATTCAATTGGTGCAATTAACTAATCCACCCACAGTGAATGAGCCTGGCTTATTGCTGATGGATATGGACTCAACAGCCATTACTATTGAGTGCATCGACGAAATAGCGCGCCTTGCCGATGTGTATGATGAAGTTGCCGCTGTGACCGCGCAAGCAATGGCCGGTCAGCTGGACTTTGCACAAAGCTTAAAGCAACGTGTCGCTAAACTTGAAGGTATTGATGTTGACTTAATTGATGGCTTAAAAGCGCGTTTACCGCTAATGCCTGGCGTGAGTGAATTATGCCAATACTTAAAAGCACATAACTGGCATTTAGCAATTGCATCGGGTGGCTTTGTGCCTTTTGCTGAGCAAGTACAGTCACTGCTTGATTTAGATGAAGTGCATGCCAATACCCTTGAATTCAAAGATAATCGTTTAACTGGTAAGGTCATAGGCACGATTGTTGATGCTGAAGAAAAAGCCCGTGTACTTAAACGAATTGAAGAAAAGCTTACCTTAAATAACCGCCAAACTGTTGCTATGGGTGATGGTGCTAACGATTTAAAAATGATGGCAGCGGCAGGGCTTGGTGTTGCTGTGCATGGAAAACCTAAAGTAGTTGAGCAAGCACAAACGGCAATTAATGAAGGCTCATTACTGCAAGTTGCTTACTTACTCTCTCTACCGTTAGATTACTCGCTTTAA
- a CDS encoding PilZ domain-containing protein produces the protein MAEDILLKYESLVEELKAHLGTPQFDKLFKSKTASLTKPEQFLIKMEMSRLSQPVARFIDLRGQVTGQVKPYEYDGKQHFMDDTAIEVFEDAIKRHGGYTLAVYEAVMNTENNHRVMQKKAAEQALTDDSATTEQSAKVIKFASYESRREERMNYSIKITVELDKNNKVAATTSDISLSGAKIKLAPRYKVKKGQLIGLRLVGLEQDFELGLKNGIQYEVVAVEKVSREYNHVRLKRTFIENNDKFDEFLESFIHGNKRRYKVNLDNTLDAVVSKGYEQYYIPRVTSFYTFLSLQGDKLYPSLALTTENNIFIQRYFCDERKLSCLYSIINQQRLGHLLSSPDAVKEEYLYTFTHTVAGKIYYYSATRTELDSQPQLRDLFLGFGSQKDSWQCFKLQLMPSHPEDSYIPLSLPSSAGKNIEKLNKPPTPRVQGLIKDVKYLLILTSVGTKFEQQTYQQLDYNKDAVNQLKQFGHSKHKTPPHLEPVALEYVNLRAHKRYLYKTAISIEHHEQSITGHTRDLSVMGLQIECDQPVEFKKGDIIKLNLPDLQKITKKHDLTNLAYEVMAISKSLTTVNLKVHKVGDLPHMAIKFFTVLIDNNKDKLRVCEETPKIPGLSTALRNMVTKSVCQFPFYLHKEAAHFKAGAIGQGLYPSPLHVLLQNFALLNETTSIDGFLSTDQITEVITPLIKDRSRQDPPLPFTLFVRFDPRQAEISDAITSRCISEDDYKPQTLFVKKALKNDLVFVFRLYVSRTGRPDIDYLANELKYISQYALHKAKDLEEALWAVAGVGDLIDITEEALTHFDIDRRLINEMSKRKATWLKRVI, from the coding sequence ATGGCTGAAGACATACTGCTTAAATATGAAAGCCTAGTTGAAGAACTAAAGGCGCATTTAGGCACACCCCAGTTCGACAAACTGTTTAAATCAAAGACAGCTAGCTTAACAAAGCCAGAGCAGTTTCTGATCAAAATGGAAATGTCGCGCTTATCTCAGCCTGTAGCACGCTTTATTGATTTACGTGGTCAAGTAACCGGCCAAGTCAAACCCTACGAATATGATGGTAAGCAACACTTTATGGACGATACCGCCATTGAAGTGTTTGAAGATGCTATAAAACGCCACGGTGGTTACACCCTTGCCGTTTACGAAGCGGTAATGAATACCGAAAATAATCACCGAGTGATGCAAAAAAAAGCCGCAGAACAAGCTTTAACTGACGATAGTGCCACGACAGAGCAGTCAGCTAAGGTCATTAAGTTTGCATCCTATGAAAGTCGCCGCGAAGAGCGGATGAACTACTCAATTAAAATCACCGTCGAGCTTGATAAAAACAACAAGGTTGCCGCAACTACCTCGGACATCTCTTTAAGTGGCGCAAAAATCAAGTTAGCACCACGGTATAAAGTTAAAAAAGGCCAATTAATTGGTCTGCGCTTAGTTGGCCTAGAGCAAGATTTTGAACTGGGCTTAAAAAACGGTATTCAATATGAAGTGGTTGCGGTAGAAAAAGTATCCCGTGAATACAACCATGTACGCTTGAAGCGCACGTTTATTGAAAATAATGATAAGTTTGATGAGTTTTTAGAGAGCTTTATTCACGGTAATAAACGTCGCTATAAAGTGAACTTAGACAATACCTTAGATGCGGTTGTATCGAAAGGCTACGAGCAATACTACATTCCACGTGTTACCTCGTTTTATACATTTTTAAGCTTACAAGGCGACAAGCTTTATCCTAGCCTTGCGTTAACCACAGAAAATAACATTTTTATTCAGCGCTATTTTTGTGATGAGCGTAAGTTGTCATGCTTATATAGCATTATCAATCAACAACGTTTAGGTCACTTGCTCAGCTCACCTGATGCGGTAAAAGAAGAATATCTGTATACCTTCACTCATACCGTTGCTGGCAAAATTTATTACTACTCAGCTACGCGAACTGAGCTTGATAGCCAACCACAACTGAGAGATTTATTCCTCGGCTTTGGTAGCCAAAAAGACAGCTGGCAATGCTTTAAGCTTCAGTTGATGCCAAGCCACCCGGAAGATTCGTATATTCCACTGTCGCTACCAAGCAGTGCTGGTAAAAACATCGAAAAACTAAATAAGCCACCGACACCACGGGTGCAGGGGTTGATTAAAGATGTTAAATATCTACTGATTTTGACCTCGGTGGGTACTAAGTTTGAACAACAAACATACCAACAGCTTGATTATAATAAAGATGCGGTAAACCAACTTAAACAGTTTGGTCACAGTAAGCATAAAACGCCTCCTCATTTAGAGCCTGTGGCGCTTGAGTATGTGAACCTTCGTGCTCATAAACGCTATTTATACAAAACAGCTATCAGCATTGAACATCATGAGCAATCAATTACAGGCCATACTCGTGATTTATCTGTGATGGGCTTGCAAATTGAATGCGACCAACCGGTTGAGTTCAAAAAAGGCGATATCATCAAACTAAACTTGCCTGATTTGCAAAAAATTACCAAAAAGCACGATTTAACAAATCTGGCTTATGAAGTAATGGCTATAAGTAAATCACTGACAACGGTAAATTTAAAAGTGCATAAAGTTGGTGACTTACCGCATATGGCGATTAAGTTTTTCACCGTATTAATCGATAACAACAAAGACAAATTACGTGTTTGTGAAGAAACCCCTAAAATTCCGGGGCTATCAACTGCACTCAGAAATATGGTGACCAAAAGCGTATGCCAATTCCCGTTTTATTTACATAAAGAAGCTGCCCACTTTAAAGCTGGCGCTATTGGCCAAGGCTTATATCCAAGCCCTCTTCATGTACTACTGCAAAATTTTGCGTTATTGAACGAAACAACCAGCATCGACGGATTTTTATCAACGGATCAAATTACAGAAGTGATCACCCCGTTGATCAAAGACCGTAGTCGCCAAGATCCACCTCTGCCATTTACCCTATTTGTTCGCTTTGATCCGCGCCAAGCAGAAATAAGTGATGCAATTACCAGCCGCTGTATTAGTGAAGATGACTACAAACCACAAACTTTGTTTGTGAAAAAAGCCCTGAAAAACGATTTAGTCTTTGTATTTCGTTTATATGTGTCACGAACTGGCCGCCCAGATATTGATTACTTAGCGAATGAACTCAAATACATTAGCCAGTACGCATTACATAAAGCGAAAGACTTAGAGGAAGCGCTATGGGCAGTAGCTGGTGTGGGTGATTTAATTGATATAACCGAAGAAGCGCTTACCCATTTTGATATTGACCGAAGGCTGATCAATGAAATGAGTAAACGCAAAGCGACTTGGTTAAAGCGAGTAATCTAA
- a CDS encoding TatD family hydrolase has protein sequence MRFIDSHCHLDFSEFDETRTELIKACKQVGIEHFIVPGVSLAQSTKLFSFVKSEPSISVALGLHPYFLSDHQTHHLAELEQLAKTHSGQFIAIGECGLDRSIDNLDKQTQLFEGQIELANQLALPLIVHHRQSHDLIARSFKRCKPKFGGVIHAFSGSEQQALSYIKQGFKLGVGGVISYPRAAKTRKVISAIESQHLVLETDSPSMPLAGFQGQVNTPLKVRDVFAHLCELKGVTGDTKQKLAAELYDSCSALFLI, from the coding sequence ATGCGTTTTATCGATTCCCACTGTCACCTTGATTTTAGCGAATTTGATGAGACTCGCACAGAGCTCATCAAAGCATGCAAGCAAGTAGGGATCGAGCATTTTATTGTGCCGGGTGTGAGCTTGGCACAATCTACAAAACTATTCTCTTTTGTTAAATCAGAGCCAAGTATTTCAGTTGCTTTAGGCCTACATCCTTATTTTTTATCTGATCACCAAACTCATCACCTCGCTGAACTAGAGCAATTAGCGAAAACCCACTCCGGGCAGTTTATTGCCATCGGCGAGTGCGGACTCGATCGCAGTATCGACAACCTCGATAAACAAACGCAGCTTTTTGAAGGACAAATAGAGCTTGCCAACCAACTTGCTTTACCACTGATTGTGCATCACAGACAAAGCCATGACTTAATTGCTCGCTCATTTAAACGCTGCAAGCCAAAGTTTGGTGGTGTTATTCATGCCTTCTCAGGCTCCGAACAACAAGCTCTGAGTTATATTAAACAAGGGTTTAAGCTTGGTGTAGGAGGTGTGATAAGTTACCCGCGGGCTGCTAAAACTCGCAAAGTTATAAGCGCAATTGAATCGCAGCATTTAGTTCTTGAAACCGACTCGCCATCAATGCCGTTAGCTGGCTTTCAAGGGCAGGTTAATACACCACTTAAGGTGCGCGATGTGTTTGCTCATCTATGTGAGCTTAAAGGCGTTACAGGCGATACAAAGCAGAAATTGGCTGCTGAACTTTATGATTCTTGCTCTGCACTTTTTTTGATATAA
- a CDS encoding tRNA1(Val) (adenine(37)-N6)-methyltransferase, with the protein MSGFVFKQFTVTQTRTAMKVSTDGILLGAWADVSGAKRILDIGAGTGLLALMAKQRAPEAKVSAIEIDSGACNDARENFAASPWPDINLFEGAVQSFSAAEPFDAIITNPPYFNASLKGENYARNTARHTDGLSFSELIAACTRLSHSKSVLNVILPCVEAEQFIAVAEQAGWYLNRHCLVRTTEKKQPSRSLLLLSQNIGECDTSSLTIHAVDGSYSQDYKELCKAFYLKM; encoded by the coding sequence ATGTCAGGCTTTGTGTTTAAACAATTTACGGTAACGCAAACACGCACAGCGATGAAAGTGTCGACCGACGGTATTTTGTTAGGTGCTTGGGCTGATGTGAGTGGTGCTAAGCGCATTTTAGACATTGGCGCAGGCACAGGGCTGTTGGCGCTAATGGCAAAACAAAGAGCGCCTGAAGCGAAAGTCAGTGCCATCGAAATTGATTCTGGTGCCTGCAATGATGCTCGAGAGAACTTTGCGGCTAGCCCATGGCCTGATATAAACCTTTTCGAAGGTGCTGTGCAGTCGTTCAGCGCAGCAGAGCCTTTTGATGCGATCATCACCAATCCACCGTATTTTAATGCGAGCCTAAAAGGTGAAAACTATGCTCGAAATACAGCCCGCCATACTGACGGCCTTAGTTTCAGCGAATTAATAGCGGCATGTACTAGGCTTAGCCACAGTAAATCTGTGTTGAATGTGATTTTGCCTTGCGTAGAGGCTGAGCAATTCATAGCTGTTGCCGAGCAAGCAGGCTGGTACTTAAATCGTCATTGTTTGGTGCGTACTACCGAGAAAAAACAGCCAAGTCGTAGCCTGTTGTTACTCAGCCAAAACATCGGCGAATGTGATACATCATCGTTAACCATACATGCAGTTGATGGCAGCTATAGCCAAGATTATAAAGAGCTCTGTAAAGCTTTTTACCTAAAGATGTAA
- the fldB gene encoding flavodoxin FldB: MQIGLFYGSTTCYTEIAAEKIRDIIGHDIVSLHNIKDEPLKNAEQFDFVIFGISTWDFGELQEDWESIWDDIKDVNLNGKTVALFGMGDQQGYGQWFQDALGMLHDEICDQSITLLGKWPNDASYEFEASKALTEDGKQFVGLALDEDSQYELSDERIASWVEQVMTEYSESL, translated from the coding sequence ATGCAGATTGGTTTATTTTATGGTTCTACAACCTGCTACACAGAAATAGCGGCAGAGAAAATTCGCGATATTATTGGTCACGACATAGTGAGCCTTCACAATATCAAAGATGAGCCATTAAAAAATGCAGAGCAATTTGATTTCGTTATCTTCGGCATTTCAACTTGGGATTTTGGTGAGTTGCAAGAAGACTGGGAATCAATCTGGGACGACATTAAAGATGTTAACCTAAACGGCAAAACCGTGGCTCTGTTTGGTATGGGCGATCAACAAGGTTATGGTCAGTGGTTCCAAGACGCGCTTGGCATGTTACACGATGAAATTTGTGATCAAAGCATTACCTTGTTAGGCAAATGGCCTAACGATGCAAGTTATGAATTTGAGGCTTCAAAAGCACTCACTGAAGATGGCAAACAATTTGTTGGCTTAGCCCTTGATGAAGACAGTCAATACGAGCTTAGTGATGAACGTATCGCAAGCTGGGTTGAACAAGTCATGACTGAGTACAGCGAGAGCTTGTAA